From the genome of Sulfurovum sp. NBC37-1, one region includes:
- a CDS encoding mechanosensitive ion channel family protein — protein sequence MDINSSAEQNLTNVLNVVDGLDMGFAQDVQNLLIPLYTSKYGEFFQQMIFDIPLANFVLAIFVFLFILLLRKFFTRIVLAFLQRLAKHSETFYDDRIISALKGPLRFGFIIIGLHFFFLLIFKETEFIKHILNTLVIYALFWAILAIIEALRELIYDVTAKFNPDLSKEMGNFILAILKIIVGGIGLAAILQTWGINVTALIASLGLGGLAFALAAKDTAANLFGSFALLADKSIRIGEWVKVGGVEGVVEDVGMRTTKIRSFQKTLITVPNQLVANQPIENFSRRGIRRIKMHIGLTYGTTSQQLIKIKSDIEAMLRSHKGISQKDSLMVFFDSFGDSSLNIFIYTFTATANWANYLEIREDIHLKTMQIVEENGSSFAFPSQSIYVEQLPPAQS from the coding sequence ATGGATATAAATAGCAGTGCAGAACAGAATCTGACAAATGTGCTCAATGTCGTTGACGGTCTTGATATGGGATTTGCCCAGGATGTACAAAACCTGCTTATCCCGTTGTATACATCAAAATACGGGGAATTCTTCCAGCAGATGATCTTTGATATCCCTCTGGCAAATTTTGTATTGGCCATTTTTGTCTTTCTATTCATATTGCTTCTCCGAAAATTCTTTACCCGCATTGTACTGGCATTTTTACAGAGACTTGCCAAACATTCGGAAACATTTTACGATGACCGTATTATCTCGGCACTGAAAGGCCCTCTACGTTTTGGCTTCATCATCATAGGCCTGCACTTTTTCTTTCTGCTGATTTTCAAAGAAACGGAGTTTATAAAACATATACTCAACACTTTGGTAATCTATGCGCTATTCTGGGCTATACTTGCCATTATCGAAGCTCTGCGCGAACTGATTTACGATGTGACGGCAAAGTTCAACCCCGATCTTTCCAAAGAGATGGGAAACTTTATTCTTGCGATACTCAAGATCATCGTCGGCGGTATCGGACTGGCTGCCATTTTGCAGACATGGGGTATTAACGTCACTGCGCTCATTGCATCTTTGGGACTGGGTGGTCTTGCATTTGCTTTGGCAGCAAAAGATACAGCCGCCAATCTTTTCGGTTCTTTTGCCCTGCTTGCCGACAAGTCCATCCGTATCGGTGAATGGGTAAAAGTCGGAGGTGTGGAAGGGGTAGTGGAAGATGTAGGAATGCGTACGACCAAGATACGCTCTTTTCAGAAAACACTTATTACTGTTCCAAATCAACTGGTAGCCAACCAGCCCATAGAGAATTTCTCACGCAGAGGTATCCGCCGTATCAAAATGCATATCGGACTTACATATGGTACAACCTCACAGCAGCTCATCAAAATAAAAAGTGACATCGAAGCGATGCTTCGTTCACACAAAGGCATTAGTCAGAAAGATTCACTGATGGTCTTTTTTGACTCTTTTGGAGATTCATCTCTGAATATCTTCATCTACACCTTCACTGCAACGGCGAACTGGGCAAATTACCTTGAGATCAGAGAAGATATTCACCTCAAAACCATGCAGATCGTCGAAGAGAACGGCAGCAGTTTCGCCTTCCCAAGTCAGAGTATTTATGTGGAACAATTACCCCCTGCCCAATCGTAG
- the der gene encoding ribosome biogenesis GTPase Der yields MQEHNLTKVAILGRPNVGKSSLFNRLARQRDAITSDVSGTTRDIKKRLVTISGNREFEVIDTGGIDYSSELFSKVADFSLKAADMADVIIYMVDGKTLPDEEDRELFYKLQALGKPLALVVNKIDNDKEEERYWEFLEFGADATFPMSVSHNRYFNDFYAWLEQYIPAVEEKKPLELTEDEIDPFEEIVRDINSTAEEADNKISVAIIGRVNTGKSSLLNALLGEERSVVSDVAGTTIDPIDETIEHNDYEITFVDTAGIRKRSKIVGIEKYALGRTEAMLEKADIALLIIDATVGVTELDERVAGLIEKFRLSALIVINKWDIRGEKTYEEAVDDIRDELKFLHYAPLITISAKTGMRVNKILDQITAIYERYKQRISTSKLNDVLREAMQRHHVPSYNGALVKIKFATQYETKPPKIALITNRPDGLHFSYKRYLANYIRSKFDFEGVPLDIVARKRGERFEEDE; encoded by the coding sequence ATGCAAGAACACAACCTAACAAAAGTAGCCATACTCGGCCGTCCCAATGTCGGAAAGAGTTCCCTCTTCAACCGTCTTGCCAGGCAGAGAGATGCCATTACCTCTGATGTATCCGGTACAACACGCGATATCAAAAAACGCCTTGTGACCATTTCAGGCAACCGGGAATTCGAAGTCATAGACACCGGAGGAATAGACTACTCCTCAGAACTTTTCTCCAAAGTGGCGGACTTCTCGCTCAAGGCAGCCGATATGGCTGATGTGATCATTTACATGGTCGACGGGAAGACCCTGCCCGATGAAGAGGACAGGGAACTCTTCTACAAACTTCAGGCACTGGGCAAACCGCTTGCGCTTGTAGTCAACAAGATCGACAACGACAAAGAGGAAGAACGCTACTGGGAATTCCTTGAATTCGGTGCCGATGCCACCTTCCCTATGTCGGTGAGCCATAACCGTTATTTCAACGACTTCTACGCTTGGCTGGAACAGTATATTCCGGCTGTAGAAGAAAAAAAACCGCTTGAACTGACAGAAGATGAGATCGATCCCTTCGAGGAGATCGTACGCGATATCAACAGTACCGCTGAAGAGGCGGACAACAAGATCAGCGTGGCTATTATCGGACGGGTCAATACAGGAAAAAGTTCCCTGCTCAATGCCCTGCTCGGGGAAGAGCGCTCCGTAGTATCGGATGTCGCCGGTACGACCATCGATCCTATCGATGAAACGATAGAACACAATGACTATGAGATCACCTTTGTGGACACAGCCGGTATCAGAAAACGAAGCAAGATCGTCGGTATAGAGAAGTACGCTCTGGGCCGTACGGAAGCGATGCTCGAAAAAGCGGATATCGCCCTTCTTATCATCGATGCTACAGTCGGTGTGACAGAGCTGGATGAAAGAGTGGCCGGACTCATAGAAAAGTTCAGACTCAGTGCGCTCATCGTTATCAACAAGTGGGACATCCGCGGCGAAAAGACGTATGAAGAGGCGGTGGACGACATCCGTGACGAGCTAAAGTTCCTGCACTATGCCCCACTCATCACCATCTCGGCAAAGACCGGCATGCGCGTGAACAAGATTCTCGACCAGATCACGGCGATCTATGAGAGATACAAGCAGCGTATCTCTACTTCCAAGCTCAACGACGTACTCAGGGAAGCCATGCAACGCCACCATGTCCCATCATACAACGGTGCACTGGTCAAGATAAAGTTCGCCACACAGTACGAGACCAAACCGCCAAAGATCGCACTGATCACCAACCGTCCCGACGGCCTGCACTTCTCCTACAAGCGTTACCTGGCAAACTACATCAGAAGCAAATTCGATTTCGAAGGTGTACCGCTGGATATCGTTGCCAGAAAACGCGGAGAACGCTTCGAAGAAGATGAGTAG
- the trpS gene encoding tryptophan--tRNA ligase, which translates to MRVLTGIQASGKLHIGNYFGAMKPMVELQEEHELFTFIANYHSLTSSTDAETLRQNTVEAAVDYLAIGIDPEKTTFWVQSHVPEVLELYWILSKFTPMGLLERAHSYKDKVAKGIPASHALFSYPVLMAADILLYDVEKVPVGKDQIQHVEMTRDIAIKFNNEYGELFTLPEHMVAEEVATVPGIDGQKMSKSYGNAIDLFMDEKPLQKRCNKIVSSSTPLGEPLEWENCNIYNLSALFLDDAKKQELQERYKSGKEGYGHFKKYLKELIWEELAEAREKRAYYLDHMDEVNDILAMGAKKAKCIADAKMEQVRAAIGL; encoded by the coding sequence ATGCGCGTACTCACAGGAATCCAGGCTTCGGGCAAACTTCACATCGGGAACTACTTCGGTGCTATGAAACCGATGGTCGAACTTCAGGAAGAGCATGAACTCTTCACTTTCATCGCCAACTACCATTCACTTACCTCTTCCACGGATGCCGAAACACTCAGACAGAACACGGTCGAAGCCGCAGTGGACTATCTTGCCATAGGTATCGACCCCGAGAAAACGACTTTCTGGGTACAGAGCCATGTACCCGAAGTCCTCGAACTCTACTGGATACTCTCCAAGTTCACACCGATGGGGCTGCTGGAACGTGCACACAGCTACAAAGACAAAGTGGCCAAAGGGATTCCTGCCAGCCATGCGCTCTTCTCCTACCCTGTACTGATGGCCGCAGACATTCTGCTATATGATGTCGAAAAGGTCCCCGTAGGCAAAGACCAGATCCAACACGTAGAGATGACAAGAGATATCGCCATCAAGTTCAACAACGAATACGGTGAGCTCTTTACCCTGCCTGAGCATATGGTCGCGGAAGAGGTCGCCACCGTCCCAGGCATAGACGGACAGAAGATGAGCAAGAGTTACGGTAATGCCATCGACCTTTTCATGGATGAAAAACCCTTACAGAAGAGATGCAACAAGATTGTCAGTTCCTCCACACCGCTGGGCGAGCCACTGGAATGGGAGAATTGCAACATCTACAACCTTTCGGCACTCTTTTTGGACGATGCAAAGAAACAGGAACTTCAGGAACGCTACAAAAGCGGGAAAGAGGGATACGGACACTTCAAAAAATATCTCAAAGAGCTTATCTGGGAAGAGCTGGCCGAAGCCAGAGAGAAAAGGGCCTACTACCTCGACCATATGGACGAGGTCAATGACATCCTGGCCATGGGTGCCAAAAAGGCGAAGTGTATCGCCGATGCCAAGATGGAACAGGTCAGAGCCGCTATAGGACTGTGA
- the murI gene encoding glutamate racemase, with translation MRVGVFDSGLGGLTVVQALSRVIKGADIFYVADTKHAPYGEKTPEQILQYSLNITAYFLDEHQIDVLIIACNTATSAAVKTLRERYPELIIIGTEPGIKPALEQTRTKNIGVLATPATLVGEKYQDLVNVLSAKEEVTLYEQACPGLVEQIENGEIESGKTHDMLEGWLHPMRENDVDTIVLGCTHYPLVAHKIEEIMKREMNLIHTGDAIAKRLLALAEEKGYENRGKFSLCIMSTAKIDQEIIKQIIPEYDCFKFISVKTSNF, from the coding sequence ATGCGTGTAGGTGTCTTTGATTCCGGGTTGGGCGGTCTGACGGTAGTTCAGGCACTCAGCCGGGTGATCAAAGGTGCCGATATCTTCTATGTAGCCGATACGAAACATGCACCTTACGGTGAAAAAACTCCCGAACAGATCCTCCAGTACAGTCTCAATATCACAGCTTACTTCCTTGACGAACACCAGATCGATGTACTTATCATTGCCTGCAATACGGCAACTTCCGCGGCAGTAAAAACACTGAGAGAAAGATACCCGGAACTGATCATCATCGGTACGGAACCGGGGATCAAGCCGGCCCTTGAACAAACAAGGACAAAAAATATTGGTGTGCTCGCAACGCCTGCGACACTGGTGGGTGAGAAGTATCAGGATCTGGTCAATGTGCTTTCGGCCAAAGAAGAGGTTACGCTTTATGAACAGGCGTGCCCCGGCCTGGTGGAGCAGATCGAAAACGGCGAGATAGAGAGCGGAAAAACGCATGACATGCTCGAAGGATGGCTCCATCCTATGCGTGAGAACGATGTTGATACGATCGTGCTCGGATGTACCCATTATCCGCTGGTGGCACACAAGATCGAAGAGATCATGAAGAGAGAAATGAACCTGATCCATACAGGAGATGCCATTGCAAAGCGCCTGCTTGCTTTGGCAGAGGAGAAAGGCTATGAGAACAGGGGAAAGTTCTCTCTATGTATCATGAGTACGGCGAAGATCGATCAGGAGATCATCAAACAGATCATTCCCGAATATGACTGCTTCAAATTTATTTCCGTTAAAACATCCAATTTTTAA
- the rho gene encoding transcription termination factor Rho — MSDNNKKPASGNHAGRKNRTHVPVQGYKIEDLQQKPLDELVTIAKEVKVENPNEYQRRDLIFEILKSQVNQGGFILYTGILEVMNDGYGFLRSIDGNFANSSNDTYVSATQVKRFALRNGDIVTGQVRPPKDQEKYYALLKIEAINYVAPEKSKQRPLFDNLTPLYANEKLKLEYNPMRMTGRVLDLFTPIGKGQRALVVAPPRTGKTELLKELAHGITHNNPDASLMVLLVDERPEEVTDMQRSVKGEVYASTFDLPAQNHVRTAEMVIEKAKRRVEMGKDVIILLDSITRLARAYNTVTPSSGKVLSGGVDANALHKPKRFFGAARNIEEGGSLTIIATALIDTGSRMDEVIFEEFKGTGNSEVVLSRHVSERRIYPAIDVTKSGTRKEELLTDPETLQKVWALRNAMQNMEEVEGLKFLFSKMMKTKSNEEFLSMMNE; from the coding sequence ATGAGCGATAACAACAAAAAACCTGCCAGTGGCAACCATGCCGGTAGAAAGAACAGAACACACGTCCCCGTACAGGGCTACAAGATCGAAGACCTTCAGCAAAAACCTTTGGATGAACTCGTCACCATTGCCAAAGAGGTCAAGGTAGAGAACCCCAACGAATACCAGAGACGCGACCTGATATTCGAGATCCTGAAATCACAGGTGAACCAGGGAGGATTCATCCTCTATACGGGTATCCTCGAAGTGATGAATGACGGATACGGTTTCCTCCGTTCCATCGACGGGAACTTCGCAAACTCAAGCAACGATACTTACGTCTCTGCGACACAGGTGAAGCGTTTTGCCCTGAGAAACGGTGATATTGTGACCGGTCAGGTACGTCCTCCAAAAGATCAGGAGAAGTACTATGCGCTGCTCAAGATCGAAGCGATCAACTATGTGGCGCCTGAAAAATCCAAGCAGAGACCGCTTTTTGACAACCTGACACCGCTCTATGCCAATGAAAAACTTAAACTCGAATACAATCCTATGCGAATGACAGGCCGCGTGCTTGACCTCTTTACTCCTATAGGAAAGGGACAGAGAGCCCTGGTCGTTGCACCGCCGAGAACAGGTAAGACGGAACTGCTCAAAGAGTTGGCACACGGGATCACGCATAACAACCCGGATGCTTCATTGATGGTACTGCTTGTAGACGAGAGACCCGAAGAAGTTACAGATATGCAACGCTCGGTTAAGGGTGAAGTCTATGCCTCCACGTTCGACCTTCCCGCACAGAACCATGTCAGGACCGCTGAGATGGTCATCGAGAAAGCCAAAAGACGCGTGGAAATGGGGAAAGATGTCATCATCCTTTTGGATTCGATCACCAGATTGGCGCGTGCCTACAACACGGTAACGCCCAGTTCGGGGAAAGTGCTCTCCGGTGGTGTCGATGCGAATGCGCTTCATAAACCCAAAAGGTTCTTCGGTGCAGCAAGGAATATCGAGGAGGGCGGCTCCCTGACCATCATCGCCACTGCACTTATAGATACGGGTAGCCGTATGGATGAAGTGATCTTTGAAGAGTTCAAAGGTACGGGTAACTCCGAAGTGGTACTCAGCCGCCACGTTTCAGAAAGACGTATCTACCCTGCGATCGACGTGACGAAGTCCGGAACCAGAAAAGAAGAGCTTCTCACAGACCCTGAAACACTCCAGAAGGTCTGGGCGCTCAGAAATGCGATGCAGAACATGGAAGAGGTGGAAGGACTCAAGTTCCTCTTCTCCAAAATGATGAAGACAAAGAGCAACGAAGAATTTCTTTCAATGATGAACGAGTAG
- the gdhA gene encoding NADP-specific glutamate dehydrogenase, with translation MSVQSHIDKVLRHIQIYSPGQEEFYQAAHEVLHSLIPLLEEDNRYDLHNILERIVVPERTIIFRVCWIDDNGKVQTNLGYRVQFNSAIGQYKGGLRFHPTVNLGIIKFLGFEQIFKNALTGLQIGGAKGGSNFDPKGKSDNEIMRFCQAFMSELFKHIGKTRDVPAGDIGVGAREIGYLFGQYKKLTGHFEGVITGKAINWGGSNARKEATGYGTVYFAENILTKYDDSLKGKICTVSGSGNVAIYTIEKLYEMEAIPVTCSDSKGTIYHKTGIDVNSLKAIKEINHQSLEAYAQVHPDSVYTPVSHYPEGRHQTWATPCDIAFPCATQNELDLEDAKTLVSNGCILVNEGANMPTTPDAVEYLKEHKVFFGPGKAANAGGVATSQLEMSQNASMENWSFEEVDIKLRQIMRNIFDTAYNTSKEFGVEGDLVTGANIAGFRKVADSMIDQGAV, from the coding sequence ATGTCAGTCCAATCCCATATCGATAAAGTATTGCGGCATATTCAAATTTACAGTCCCGGGCAGGAAGAGTTCTATCAGGCGGCGCATGAGGTACTTCATTCTCTGATCCCCCTGCTTGAGGAAGACAACCGCTATGACCTGCACAACATTCTGGAGAGAATCGTGGTGCCAGAGCGGACTATTATCTTCCGTGTTTGCTGGATAGATGACAACGGGAAGGTACAGACGAACCTCGGATACCGGGTACAGTTCAACTCAGCCATAGGCCAGTACAAGGGCGGGCTGCGTTTCCACCCTACCGTCAACCTCGGTATCATCAAGTTTCTCGGTTTCGAGCAGATCTTCAAAAATGCCCTGACCGGACTGCAGATAGGCGGTGCGAAAGGTGGGAGTAATTTCGATCCCAAGGGGAAAAGTGACAATGAAATCATGCGTTTCTGCCAGGCATTTATGTCCGAACTCTTTAAACATATCGGAAAGACAAGAGATGTGCCTGCCGGAGATATCGGTGTGGGCGCCAGGGAGATCGGCTACCTCTTCGGACAGTACAAAAAGCTGACAGGCCATTTTGAAGGTGTCATTACAGGGAAAGCGATAAACTGGGGCGGTTCCAATGCCAGAAAAGAAGCGACCGGCTACGGTACCGTCTACTTTGCGGAAAATATTCTGACCAAATACGATGATTCGCTTAAAGGAAAGATATGTACAGTATCGGGCTCGGGAAATGTGGCTATTTATACTATTGAAAAACTTTATGAGATGGAAGCGATCCCCGTGACCTGCAGTGACAGTAAAGGAACAATCTATCATAAAACAGGGATCGATGTCAATTCGCTCAAAGCGATCAAAGAGATCAACCACCAGTCACTTGAAGCTTATGCACAGGTACATCCTGACAGTGTTTACACGCCTGTCAGCCACTACCCTGAAGGACGGCACCAGACATGGGCTACCCCCTGTGATATCGCTTTTCCCTGTGCCACACAGAACGAACTCGACCTTGAAGATGCCAAGACACTCGTTTCCAACGGATGCATACTCGTCAATGAAGGCGCCAACATGCCTACCACGCCTGATGCAGTCGAGTATTTAAAGGAGCATAAAGTCTTTTTCGGGCCGGGGAAAGCGGCCAATGCCGGAGGTGTTGCCACCAGTCAGCTTGAAATGAGCCAAAATGCCAGTATGGAGAATTGGAGTTTTGAAGAGGTGGACATAAAACTCCGCCAGATCATGCGTAACATCTTCGATACCGCCTATAACACTTCAAAAGAGTTCGGTGTGGAAGGCGACCTGGTCACAGGTGCGAACATTGCCGGCTTCAGGAAAGTAGCGGACTCGATGATCGATCAGGGAGCCGTGTAG
- a CDS encoding heavy metal translocating P-type ATPase — protein MAQIACTHCNLKFDESVMITEQKNGKTLYFCCKGCQGVYHLLEDEGLDTFYDKLGDTELQPAVQSSEDLEKFDLEGFKNKYIKEHEDGLYEINLIIEGIHCSACVWLNEKVLHKTDGVIEATINYTNNKAKVVWDPDVIQLSKIIETIRSIGYNAYPYDPALQEERANKTKKEYYSRILVAVFGSMNIMWIAIAHYAGYFSGMEQRFKDILNVAEFILATPVLFYSGWVFFRGAYYGYKNKIVNMDTLVASGALSAYLYSIYAMVTQRGEVYFDSVAMIITFVLVGKYLEVLSKKHAVDTLDSIMGSTPTEVTVIQNDAKALVSVENVSLGDIIELKPGEKVVIDGVVTSGEGSFDESSLTGESEAVFKQKGDSILSGSICLDSVIRYEATKDASSSLLHSIVSLLEESITKKPRIEQLADTVSGYFSSIILIIALLTFAGWWFFAGEFEQALIIGISVIVIACPCALGLATPMATLVGIGMAAKRNILFKEAGFLETMAKSNLLALDKTGTITEGKPSVVNEERYHDYDAYLLYALVSTSNHPISNGIKRYLEGNEDTFQTLTLDKVKTIQAKGIEAVYNGQKLVGGNASFMKDFDIACDETSENTLFYFAVDGKLMAKFKLSDTIREGAREAIQNIRSLGIKVVMLTGDHEKSADKVAEAVGIDHVHARLLPQQKAEMIDRFHEEGHIVVMAGDGINDTIALAKSDIAIAMGNGADVAISVSDVVLMDEKPQSIYEAYRLSKRTYRAVRENLGFSLLYNLVAVPLAMAGFVNPLVAALSMSLSSLIVVGNSMRIKFLKFKNEH, from the coding sequence TTGGCCCAGATCGCCTGTACCCACTGCAACCTGAAATTTGACGAATCCGTCATGATTACCGAACAGAAGAATGGTAAAACGCTCTACTTCTGCTGCAAAGGATGTCAGGGAGTTTACCATCTGCTTGAAGATGAGGGGCTTGACACATTCTACGACAAACTGGGTGACACAGAGCTGCAACCGGCCGTACAGAGCAGTGAAGACCTGGAAAAATTCGATCTTGAAGGCTTCAAAAACAAATACATCAAGGAGCATGAGGATGGCCTGTACGAGATCAATCTCATCATAGAAGGTATCCACTGTTCCGCCTGTGTCTGGCTCAATGAAAAGGTACTGCATAAAACAGACGGGGTCATCGAAGCGACCATCAATTACACCAACAACAAAGCCAAAGTGGTCTGGGACCCTGATGTGATCCAGCTCTCGAAGATCATAGAGACCATCCGTTCCATCGGATACAACGCCTACCCTTATGATCCTGCACTGCAGGAGGAACGGGCAAACAAGACAAAAAAAGAATACTACTCCCGTATCCTGGTCGCTGTCTTTGGGTCCATGAACATTATGTGGATCGCTATTGCCCACTATGCCGGCTATTTCAGCGGTATGGAACAGCGCTTCAAAGATATTTTGAATGTTGCCGAATTCATTCTGGCTACACCTGTACTTTTCTACAGCGGCTGGGTCTTTTTCCGGGGAGCATACTACGGCTACAAAAACAAAATAGTCAATATGGATACCCTCGTCGCCTCCGGTGCACTTTCGGCCTATCTCTACTCCATCTATGCCATGGTCACGCAGAGAGGCGAGGTCTATTTCGATTCGGTCGCCATGATCATCACTTTTGTTCTGGTAGGCAAATACCTCGAAGTTCTCAGCAAAAAACATGCCGTCGATACGCTTGACTCCATCATGGGAAGCACACCCACCGAAGTGACCGTGATCCAGAACGATGCAAAAGCACTCGTTTCCGTAGAAAATGTCTCTTTGGGGGATATCATCGAGCTGAAACCCGGTGAAAAAGTGGTCATTGACGGTGTCGTTACTTCAGGAGAAGGTTCCTTCGACGAAAGCTCTCTTACAGGAGAGAGCGAAGCGGTCTTCAAGCAGAAAGGCGACAGTATTCTGAGCGGATCCATCTGTCTTGATTCAGTAATACGTTACGAAGCGACCAAAGACGCCTCCTCTTCCCTGCTCCACTCCATTGTCTCACTTCTGGAAGAGTCTATTACCAAAAAGCCACGTATCGAGCAGCTTGCCGATACCGTCTCAGGGTATTTCTCCAGCATCATTCTCATCATTGCCCTGCTGACCTTTGCCGGGTGGTGGTTCTTTGCCGGGGAATTTGAACAGGCGCTCATCATCGGTATCTCTGTCATCGTCATCGCCTGTCCCTGCGCCCTGGGACTGGCAACCCCTATGGCTACACTGGTGGGCATCGGAATGGCTGCCAAACGCAACATCCTCTTTAAAGAAGCAGGCTTTCTGGAGACCATGGCCAAAAGCAACCTGCTTGCACTCGACAAGACCGGTACCATTACAGAAGGGAAACCCTCCGTTGTAAACGAAGAGCGTTACCACGACTACGATGCATATCTTCTATATGCCCTCGTCTCCACTTCGAACCATCCCATCTCCAACGGGATCAAAAGATATCTCGAAGGTAATGAAGATACATTCCAGACACTCACCCTTGACAAGGTCAAAACCATTCAGGCCAAGGGGATCGAAGCTGTGTATAATGGTCAGAAACTTGTCGGAGGGAACGCTTCTTTTATGAAAGATTTCGACATTGCATGTGACGAAACTTCTGAAAATACCCTTTTCTATTTTGCAGTTGACGGCAAGCTGATGGCAAAATTCAAATTAAGCGATACCATCCGGGAAGGGGCAAGAGAAGCAATCCAAAACATCCGCTCTCTTGGGATCAAAGTGGTCATGCTCACCGGTGACCATGAAAAGAGTGCCGATAAAGTTGCCGAAGCCGTAGGGATAGACCATGTCCATGCCAGACTTCTCCCACAGCAGAAAGCCGAGATGATCGACAGATTCCATGAGGAAGGCCACATCGTCGTTATGGCTGGAGATGGCATCAACGACACCATCGCGCTTGCCAAGTCAGACATCGCCATCGCTATGGGTAACGGTGCGGATGTAGCCATCTCTGTCAGTGACGTCGTACTGATGGACGAAAAACCGCAAAGTATCTATGAAGCTTACAGGCTCTCCAAGCGTACCTATCGGGCTGTCAGGGAGAATCTCGGTTTTTCACTGCTCTACAACCTCGTTGCTGTACCACTCGCCATGGCAGGCTTCGTCAATCCGCTTGTTGCAGCCCTCTCCATGAGTTTAAGTTCCCTCATCGTCGTGGGCAATTCGATGCGGATCAAGTTTCTGAAATTCAAGAATGAGCATTAA
- the ccoS gene encoding cbb3-type cytochrome oxidase assembly protein CcoS, with protein MSDNIIIVMIGISTLLGATGLAALLWGVKTGQFDDKSKFIDAARYDNEEDLRDAVMMEEKKKARKKKKAQEAEEKKKNYMPAD; from the coding sequence GTGTCTGACAACATCATCATAGTCATGATCGGCATCTCCACACTTCTGGGTGCTACAGGCCTGGCCGCTTTGCTGTGGGGCGTTAAAACAGGCCAGTTCGATGACAAGTCCAAATTCATCGATGCTGCCCGATATGACAACGAGGAAGACCTCAGAGATGCAGTAATGATGGAAGAGAAGAAAAAAGCACGGAAGAAAAAAAAGGCACAGGAAGCCGAAGAGAAGAAAAAAAACTATATGCCGGCGGACTGA
- a CDS encoding YfaZ family outer membrane protein has protein sequence MYWKKILLSSLLVTGFLQAETGIGLDINNEDVELIGEVNFNSLADYSSGTTYVISGTYLYSGANDNDNGEHLFTLGFSGQNDLPGVEGLSVALGAKGVFADSFAALPLFVRANYALPLIDTIPTTSFFANFAYAPSVLTFSDGEDYSEFRIGADMEVISNTHVFVGYRNIDTDYTYGDYNFNDSFYGGLKLSF, from the coding sequence ATGTACTGGAAAAAAATTCTACTCTCATCATTATTAGTTACAGGTTTTCTACAGGCAGAAACAGGCATTGGACTTGACATCAACAATGAAGATGTTGAACTAATCGGGGAGGTCAACTTCAATTCACTTGCAGACTATTCGAGCGGGACCACCTATGTGATCAGCGGGACCTACCTTTACTCCGGAGCTAATGACAATGACAACGGCGAGCATCTCTTTACCCTTGGTTTCAGTGGACAGAATGATTTGCCTGGAGTAGAAGGCCTTTCCGTCGCACTCGGAGCAAAAGGCGTGTTTGCTGACAGCTTTGCGGCACTTCCTCTTTTTGTGCGCGCGAACTATGCACTACCACTCATAGACACCATTCCGACCACCTCTTTCTTTGCCAATTTTGCCTATGCCCCTTCCGTACTTACGTTCAGCGACGGAGAGGACTACAGTGAATTCAGGATCGGCGCCGACATGGAGGTGATTTCCAATACGCACGTTTTTGTAGGCTACAGAAATATCGATACTGACTACACCTATGGTGATTACAACTTCAATGACAGCTTCTACGGCGGATTAAAACTTAGTTTCTAA